The following proteins are co-located in the Chlorocebus sabaeus isolate Y175 chromosome 21, mChlSab1.0.hap1, whole genome shotgun sequence genome:
- the LRRN3 gene encoding leucine-rich repeat neuronal protein 3: protein MKDMPLRIHVLLGLAITTLVQAVDKKVDCPQLCTCEIRPWFTPRSIYMEASTVDCNDLGLLTFPARLPANTQILLLQTNNIAKIEYSTDFPVNLTGLDLSQNNLSSVTNINVKKMPQLLSVYLEENKLTELPEKCLSELSNLQELYINHNLLSAISPGAFIGLHNLLRLHLNSNRLQMINSKWFDALPNLEILMIGENPIIRIKDMNFKPLINLRSLVIAGINLTEIPDNALVGLENLESISFYDNRLIKVPHVALQKVVNLKFLDLNKNPINRIRRGDFSNMLHLKELGINNMPELISIDSLAVDNLPDLRKIEATNNPRLSYIHPNAFFRLPKLESLMLNSNALSALYHGTIESLPNLKEISIHSNPIRCDCVIRWINMNKTNIRFMEPDSLFCVDPPEFQGQNVRQVHFRDMMEICLPLIAPESFPSNLNVEAGSYVSLHCRATAEPQPEIYWITPSGQKLLPNTLTENFYVHSEGTLEINGITPKEGGLYTCIATNLVGADLKSVMIKVDGSFPQDNNGSLNIKIRDIQANSVLVSWKASSKILKSSVKWTAFVKTENSHAAQSARIPSDVKVYNLTHLNPSTEYKICIDIPTIYQKNRKKCVNVTTKGLDPDQKQYEKSNTTTLMACLGGLLGIIGVIFLISCLSQEMNCDGGHSYVRNYLQKPTFALGELYPPLINLWEAGKEKSTSLKVKATVIGLPTNVVKTTN, encoded by the coding sequence ATGAAGGACATGCCACTCCGAATTCATGTGCTACTTGGCCTAGCTATCACTACACTAGTACAAGCTGTAGATAAAAAAGTGGATTGTCCACAGTTATGTACGTGTGAAATCAGGCCTTGGTTTACACCCAGATCCATTTATATGGAAGCATCTACAGTGGACTGTAATGATTTAGGTCTTTTAACTTTCCCAGCCAGATTGCCTGCTAACACACAGATTCTGCTCCTGCAGACTAACAATATTGCAAAAATTGAATACTCCACAGACTTTCCAGTAAACCTTACTGGCCTGGATTTATCTCAAAACAATTTATCTTCGGTCACCAATATTAATGTAAAAAAGATGCCTCAGCTCCTTTCTGTGTACCTAGAGGAAAACAAACTTACTGAACTGCCTGAAAAATGTCTGTCAGAACTGAGCAACTTACAAGAACTCTATATTAATCACAACTTGCTTTCTGCAATTTCACCTGGAGCCTTTATTGGCCTACATAATCTTCTTCGACTTCATCTCAATTCAAATAGATTGCAGATGATCAACAGTAAGTGGTTTGATGCTCTTCCAAATCTAGAGATTCTGATGATTGGGGAAAATCCAATTATCAGAATCAAAGACATGAACTTTAAGCCTCTTATCAATCTTCGCAGCCTGGTCATAGCTGGTATAAACCTCACAGAAATACCAGATAATGCCTTGGTTGGACTTGAAAACTTAGAAAGCATCTCCTTTTATGACAACAGGCTTATTAAAGTACCCCATGTTGCTCTTCAAAAAGTTGTAAATCTCAAATTTTTGGATCTAAATAAAAATCCTATTAATAGAATACGAAGGGGTGATTTTAGCAATATGCTACACTTAAAAGAGTTGGGGATAAACAATATGCCTGAGCTGATTTCCATCGATAGTCTTGCTGTGGATAACCTGCCagatttaagaaaaatagaagcTACTAACAACCCCAGATTGTCTTACATTCACCCCAATGCATTTTTCAGACTCCCCAAGCTGGAATCACTCATGCTGAACAGCAATGCCCTCAGTGCCCTGTACCATGGTACCATTGAGTCTCTGCCAAACCTCAAGGAAATCAGCATACACAGTAACCCCATCAGATGTGACTGTGTCATCCGTTGGATTAATATGAACAAAACCAACATTCGATTTATGGAGCCAGATTCACTGTTTTGTGTGGACCCACCTGAATTCCAAGGTCAGAATGTTCGGCAAGTGCATTTCAGGGACATGATGGAAATTTGTCTCCCTCTTATAGCTCCTGAGAGCTTTCCTTCAAATCTAAATGTAGAAGCTGGGAGTTATGTTTCCTTACACTGTAGAGCTACTGCAGAACCACAGCCTGAAATCTACTGGATAACACCTTCTGGTCAAAAACTCTTGCCTAATACCCTGACAGAAAATTTCTATGTCCATTCTGAAGGAACACTAGAAATAAATGGCATAACTCCCAAAGAAGGGGGTTTATATACTTGTATAGCAACTAACCTAGTTGGCGCTGACTTGAAGTCTGTTATGATCAAAGTGGATGGATCTTTTCCACAGGATAACAATGGCtctttgaatattaaaataagagATATTCAGGCCAATTCAGTTTTGGTGTCCTGGAAAGCAAGTTCTAAAATTCTCAAATCTAGTGTTAAATGGACAGCCTTTGTCAAGACTGAAAATTCTCATGCTGCGCAAAGTGCTCGAATACCATCTGATGTCAAGGTATATAATCTTACTCATCTGAACCCATCAACTGAGTATAAAATTTGTATTGATATTCCCACCATctatcagaaaaacagaaaaaaatgtgtaaacgTCACCACCAAAGGTTTGGACCCTGATCAAAAACAGTATGAAAAGAGTAATACCACAACACTTATGGCCTGTCTTGGAGGCCTTCTGGGGATTATTGGTGTGATATTTCTTATCAGCTGCCTCTCTCAAGAAATGAACTGTGATGGTGGACATAGCTATGTGAGGAATTACTTACAGAAACCAACTTTTGCATTAGGTGAGCTTTATCCTCCTCTGATAAATCTCTgggaagcaggaaaagaaaaaagtacatcaTTGAAAGTAAAAGCAACTGTTATAGGTTTACCAACAAATGTCGTAAAAACCACCAACTAA